One part of the Solanum dulcamara chromosome 3, daSolDulc1.2, whole genome shotgun sequence genome encodes these proteins:
- the LOC129883400 gene encoding clathrin interactor EPSIN 2 has translation MKKAFDRTVRDLKRGVNKKVLKVPSVEQKVLDATSNEPWGPHGSLLADIAQASRNYHEYQMIMALIWKRVNDNGKNWRHVYKALVVLDYLVASGSERVIDEIREHAYQISTLSDFQYIDSSGKDQGSNVRKKSQSLVVLVNDKERILEVRRKAATNRDKFHTSMGDMHRPGSYSSSGGYGDRYEEDRYGGRDEERNGYGREKEWGYGDEDKYGRYGDTYSRDGDRYGRGYDDHSQDGNRDDDHRGRSQSVDDYSNGLRSRSSDRNRDRAYDDDGQYSSRGSGARAEDRSQDGSVNGMQHERRFSEQNLDLPPSYEEAIGASQSPTHSERNVETASASAPKASSPHVGSPNQATTPTPAPAAASLSTPVPATASPENKDIESFDEFDPRASFSVARAQSNGAIPTTSIGTEVDILGSLSEPFYPNSLVLASATTTTSEVNASRTTVSEPLFGGASPASSVTNQMFEEPFGDGPFKAVPTLDTVQIQPQNISPPSFLPNSNQSPELPVPQSAEVPSITYTAPSYAHQELSTSNHDVDILADILLPSAPSPSLHPSSDHAIPSVPFTAQTGFPSYSGIAAQPTGYAATHVQDASLTGFAAQPGLQLPQTSFPIHGQPLSQIGFSGQTSNSPPFGGYSVQPGQTPETSFGPQSGQSAPLNGFPSSSGSFSHPGIQVTAGQSLQTNANFGGYNSGLGDTGSVSRQMGQIPAGPSFLMQAATASHMSTQMNLQYSPNQTNNVSMPPQSTPVSTALVISNQPAKDKFETKSTVWADTLSRGLVNLNISGSKTNPLADIGVDFDAINRKEKRMEKPSTTPVTSTVTMGKAMGSGSGIGRAGAGALRPSSNPMAGAGMGMGMGAGAPGASAMGVYGVNQTMGMGMGMGMARPMHMGMGQGVQMQQPTGFPPGSTIPGGYNPMMGAGNYGHQSFGGGYQ, from the exons ATGAAAAAGGCCTTTGATCGAACTGTGAGGGACCT CAAGAGAGGGGTGAACAAAAAAGTTCTTAAGGTCCCTTCTGTAGAACAAAAA GTGCTTGATGCGACTAGCAATGAGCCCTGGGGTCCTCATGGATCACTTCTTGCAGATATTGCCCAAGCTTCAAGAAACTA TCATGAGTATCAAATGATTATGGCTCTAATTTGGAAGCGTGTCAATGATAATGGAAAAAATTGGCGGCATGTTTACAAG GCTTTAGTTGTTTTGGATTACTTAGTAGCCAGTGGGTCTGAGCGTGTCATAGATGAAATAAGGGAACATGCATACCAAATATCT ACGTTATCTGATTTTCAATACATCGACTCCAGTGGAAAAGATCAGGGAAGTAATGTTAGAAAGAAATCTCAGAGTCTTGTTGTTCTTGTCAATGATAAGGAGAGGATACTAGAAGTCCGCCGAAAGGCAGCTACCAACAGGGACAA ATTCCACACATCAATGGGTGATATGCATCGACCTGGTTCATATTCAAGTTCAGGAGGGTATGGTGACAGATATGAAGAGGATCGTTATGGAGGCAGAGATGAAGAGAGAAATGGATATGGGAGAGAAAAAGAATGGGGTTATGGGGATGAGGACAAATATGGCAGGTATGGTGATACATACAGCCGTGATGGGGATCGCTATGGTAGAGGTTATGATGACCACAGCCAAGATGGAAACAGGGATGATGATCATCGTGGAAGAAGTCAGAGTGTAGATGACTACAGTAATGGCTTAAGAAGTAGAAGCTCTGACAGAAACAGGGATCGTGCTTATGATGATGATGGTCAATACTCTTCTAG AGGAAGTGGTGCAAGGGCTGAGGATCGCTCTCAAGATGGAAG TGTTAACGGTATGCAGCATGAGAGAAGGTTTTCTGAACAAAACCTTGATCTACCTCCCAGTTATGAGGAAGCTATTGGTGCATCACAAAGCCCCACACATAGTGAGAG GAATGTGGAAACAGCTTCAGCATCTGCTCCTAAAGCTTCCTCACCTCATGTTGGAAGTCCAAACCAAGCAACCACCCCTACTCCTGCACCAGCTGCTGCCTCATTGTCCACTCCAGTTCCAGCTACTGCTTCACCAGAGAACAAGGATATTGAGAGCTTTGATGAATTTGATCCTCGGGCTTCTTTTTCAG TGGCCAGGGCTCAATCAAATGGTGCTATTCCAACTACTTCCATTGGCACTGAAGTGGATATACTTGGCTCCTTATCTGAGCCATTTTATCCTAATTCATTAGTCCTTGCATCAGCAACTACAACCACCTCTGAGGTTAATGCTTCTAGGACTACTGTTTCTGAACCCTTGTTTGGTGGAGCATCACCGGCATCTTCTGTCACGAACCAG ATGTTTGAGGAACCTTTTGGTGATGGTCCTTTCAAAGCTGTACCAACCTTAGACACAGTGCAAATTCAGCCGCAGAACATTTCTCCTCCATCTTTCCTTCCTAACTCAAATCAAAGCCCTGAACTGCCAGTCCCTCAGAGTGCTGAGGTCCCGAGTATAACATATACAGCACCCAGTTATGCTCATCAGGAGCTATCCACATCCAACCATGATGTTGATATATTGGCTGATATTCTCCTGCCTTCTGCTCCCTCACCTTCTCTGCATCCCTCTAGTGACCATGCAATTCCAAGTGTCCCATTTACAGCGCAGACAGGTTTTCCATCTTACAGTGGGATAGCTGCACAACCAACAGGTTATGCAGCTACCCATGTTCAGGATGCTTCACTAACAGGTTTTGCAGCTCAACCTGGTTTACAGTTACCACAAACAAGTTTTCCTATCCATGGGCAACCTTTATCTCAGATTGGGTTTTCTGGTCAAACGAGCAATTCTCCACCTTTTGGTGGTTATTCAGTTCAACCTGGCCAAACACCGGAGACAAGTTTTGGTCCGCAAAGTGGTCAATCTGCACCTCTTAATGGCTTCCCATCTTCATCGGGTTCCTTTTCCCACCCTGGAATTCAGGTCACTGCTGGTCAGTCTCTGCAGACCAATGCTAACTTTGGAGGTTACAACTCAGGATTGGGAGATACAGGTTCAGTTAGTAGGCAAATGGGTCAAATTCCTGCTGGACCATCTTTCCTTATGCAGGCAGCTACTGCATCCCATATGTCTACACAAATGAATCTTCAATATTCACCAAATCAAACAAATAATGTGTCAATGCCCCCACAGTCTACTCCAGTTTCAACAGCTCTCGTCATCAGCAACCAACCAGCCAAAGACAAATTTGAGACAAAATCTACCGTGTGGGCGGATACACTGAGCCGTGGATTGGTCAATTTGAACATTTCTGGAT CTAAAACAAATCCTTTAGCTGATATTGGAGTTGATTTTGATGCTATTAACCGCAAGGAGAAGAGGATGGAGAAACCTAGTACAACCCCTGTGACATCAACTGTTACAATGGGCAAAGCAATGGGTTCTGGTTCTGGTATTGGCCGTGCTGGTGCAGGTGCTCTAAGGCCTTCGTCAAATCCAATGGCAGGGGCTGGCATGGGTATGGGTATGGGTGCTGGTGCTCCTGGAGCAAGTGCTATGGGAGTATATGGAGTAAACCAGACTATGGGCATGGGAATGGGGATGGGGATGGCTAGACCAATGCACATGGGAATGGGGCAAGGAGTACAGATGCAACAGCCAACTGGATTTCCCCCTGGATCTACCATACCAGGAGGCTACAATCCCATGATGGGTGCAGGTAACTATGGACATCAATCATTCGGTGGTGGATACCAATGA
- the LOC129883402 gene encoding vesicle transport protein GOT1 has product MAYELDEQKKVGLGLIGFGILFTFLAIILFFDRGLLALANILLLAGVALLLGLRSTLQLFKVNYKGTISFMLGLFLIFIRWPVAGIIVEIYGCIVLFSCFWPSIKVFLFQIPVFGWILQYPALLLDRFQS; this is encoded by the exons ATGGCATATGAATTAGATGAGCAAAAAA AGGTTGGGTTAGGTCTCATCGGATTTGGCATCCTTTTCACATTTCTTGCCATAATTTTGTTCTTCGACAGGGGTTTACTTGCGCTGGCTAAT ATACTTTTGTTGGCAGGTGTAGCACTTCTCCTGGGTTTGCGTTCCACATTACAGCTCTTCAAAGTAAACTACAAG GGCACAATATCATTTATGCTTGGTCTCTTCCTCATATTCATTCGCTGGCCAGTTGCGGGTATCATTGTGGAAATATATGGATGCATTGTTCTCTTCAG TTGTTTCTGGCCATCCATCAAGGTTTTTCTTTTCCAGATTCCTGTATTTGGATGGATTCTGCAGTATCCTGCTCTG CTTCTTGACCGCTTTCAGAGCTAA